A genome region from Gossypium hirsutum isolate 1008001.06 chromosome A04, Gossypium_hirsutum_v2.1, whole genome shotgun sequence includes the following:
- the LOC107939739 gene encoding polygalacturonase-like, which translates to MAPHLNIVPSMFVLLLLFISASKVQSDAFDVVAKFGAKANGKTDLSKPFLDAWKEACASVTPSTVVIPKGTYLLSKVNLEGPCKAPIEINVQGTIQAPADPSAFKDPNWVRFYSVENFKMFGGGIFDGQGSIAYEKNTCENREFRSKLPVNIRFDFVTNALIQDITSKDSKLFHINVFACKNITLERLKIEAPDESPNTDGIHMGKSEGVNIIASDIKTGDDCISIGDGTKNMVIKEITCGPGHGISIGSLGKFQNEEPVEGIKISNCTITNTSNGARIKTWPGEHGGAVSEIHFEDITMNNVSSPILIDQQYCPWNKCKKNEESKVKLSNISFKNIRGTSALPEAIKFICSGSSPCQNVELADIDIKHNGAEPATSQCLNVKPITSGKLNPIPCSGPVPKTPSATA; encoded by the exons ATGGCACCACACCTTAATATTGTTCCTTCCATGtttgtacttttattattattcatttcagCCTCTAAAGTTCAATCAGATGCTTTTGATGTTGTTGCCAAGTTTGGCGCAAAAGCTAACGGGAAAACGGATTTGAGTAAG cCATTTTTGGATGCTTGGAAAGAAGCATGTGCCTCTGTAACTCCATCAACAGTTGTGATTCCTAAAGGGACATATTTATTATCAAAAGTAAACTTAGAAGGTCCATGCAAGGCTCCTATTGAGATTAATGTTCAGGGCACTATACAGGCTCCGGCTGATCCTAGTGCTTTCAAAGACCCTAATTGGGTTAGATTCTATAgtgttgaaaatttcaaaatgtttggCGGAGGAATTTTCGATGGTCAAGGAAGCATTGCTTATGAGAAGAATACTTGCGAGAATCGTGAATTTCGTTCCAAACTTCCCGTT AATATAAGGTTTGACTTTGTGACCAATGCATTGATACAAGACATAACTAGCAAAGACAGTAAACTATTCCACATTAATGTTTTTGCTTGCAAAAACATTACCCTCGAACGTTTGAAGATAGAGGCACCGGACGAGAGCCCAAACACAGATGGGATTCACATGGGCAAATCAGAGGGGGTCAATATTATTGCCTCTGACATTAAAACTGGTGATGATTGTATTTCTATCGGAGATGGCACTAAAAATATGGTCATAAAAGAAATAACTTGTGGACCAGGACATGGTATAAGTATCGGTAGTCTTGGAAAGTTCCAAAATGAAGAGCCAGTTGAGGGAATCAAAATCTCAAACTGCACCATTACTAATACTTCGAATGGAGCTCGAATCAAAACTTGGCCAGGCGAACATGGTGGGGCAGTATCAGAAATACATTTTGAGGATATTACCATGAATAATGTCTCTTCCCCTATCCTAATTGATCAACAATATTGCCCATGGAATAAATGCAAGAAAAAT GAAGAATCGAAAGTTAAACTAAGCAAcattagcttcaagaacatccgTGGCACATCTGCGCTTCCAGAAGCGATCAAGTTTATTTGCAGCGGTTCTTCGCCATGTCAAAATGTGGAACTTGCGGACATTGACATTAAGCACAACGGAGCTGAACCCGCAACATCCCAATGTTTGAATGTCAAGCCTATAACTAGTGGCAAATTAAACCCGATTCCATGTTCCGGCCCTGTCCCAAAAACCCCTAGCGCCACCGCTTAA
- the LOC107939737 gene encoding polygalacturonase gives MAPHLNIVPSMFVLLLLFISASKVQSDAFDVVAKFGAKADGKTDLSKPFLDAWKEACASVTPSTVVIPKGTYLLSKVNLEGPCKAPIEINVQGTIQAPADPSAFKDPNWVRFYSVENFKMFGGGIFDGQGSIAYEKNTCENREFRSKLPVNIRFDFVTNALIQDITSKDSKLFHINVFACKNITLERLKIEAPDESPNTDGIHMGKSEGVNIIASDIKTGDDCISIGDGTKNMVIKEITCGPGHGISIGSLGKFQNEEPVEGIKISNCTITNTSNGARIKTWPGEHGGAVSEIHFEDITMNNVSSPILIDQQYCPWNKCKKNEESKVKLSNISFKNIRGTSALPEAIKFICSGSSPCQNVELADIDIKHNGAEPATSQCLNVKPITSGKLNPIPCSGPVPKTPSATA, from the exons ATGGCACCACACCTTAATATTGTTCCTTCCATGtttgtacttttattattattcatttcagCCTCTAAAGTTCAATCAGATGCTTTTGATGTTGTTGCCAAGTTTGGCGCAAAAGCTGACGGGAAAACGGATTTGAGCAAG cCATTTTTGGATGCTTGGAAAGAAGCATGTGCCTCTGTAACTCCATCAACAGTTGTGATTCCTAAAGGGACATATTTATTATCAAAAGTAAACTTAGAAGGTCCATGCAAGGCTCCTATTGAGATTAATGTTCAGGGCACTATACAGGCTCCGGCTGATCCTAGTGCTTTCAAAGACCCTAATTGGGTTAGATTCTATAgtgttgaaaatttcaaaatgtttggCGGAGGAATTTTCGATGGTCAAGGAAGCATTGCTTATGAGAAGAATACTTGCGAGAATCGTGAATTTCGTTCCAAACTTCCCGTT AATATAAGGTTTGACTTTGTGACCAATGCATTGATACAAGACATAACTAGCAAAGACAGTAAACTATTCCACATTAATGTTTTTGCTTGCAAAAACATTACCCTCGAACGTTTGAAGATAGAGGCACCGGACGAGAGCCCAAACACAGATGGGATTCACATGGGCAAATCAGAGGGGGTCAATATTATTGCCTCTGACATTAAAACTGGTGATGATTGTATTTCTATCGGAGATGGCACTAAAAATATGGTCATAAAAGAAATAACTTGTGGACCAGGACATGGTATAAGTATCGGTAGTCTTGGAAAGTTCCAAAATGAAGAGCCAGTTGAGGGAATCAAAATCTCAAACTGCACCATCACTAATACTTCGAATGGAGCTCGAATCAAAACTTGGCCAGGCGAACATGGTGGGGCAGTATCAGAAATACATTTCGAGGATATTACCATGAATAATGTCTCTTCCCCTATCCTAATTGATCAACAATATTGCCCATGGAATAAATGCAAGAAAAAT GAAGAATCCAAAGTTAAACTAAGCAAcattagcttcaagaacatccgTGGCACATCTGCGCTTCCAGAAGCTATCAAGTTTATTTGCAGCGGTTCTTCGCCATGTCAAAATGTGGAACTTGCGGACATTGACATTAAGCACAACGGAGCTGAACCCGCAACATCCCAATGTTTGAATGTCAAGCCTATAACTAGTGGCAAATTAAACCCGATTCCATGTTCCGGCCCTGTCCCAAAAACCCCTAGCGCCACCGCTTAA